A window of Leptospira hartskeerlii contains these coding sequences:
- a CDS encoding ArsR/SmtB family transcription factor: MQALDAIADPTRRKILELLFKGEMGAGEIAGHFDISSAAISQHLKVLKECNLIQVRVDGQRRIHSLDYKGWKEIQDWLDRAKTFWEGRLDILEKELRANKIKKGRR; this comes from the coding sequence ATGCAGGCTTTAGATGCAATTGCGGACCCAACCAGGCGCAAAATTTTAGAACTACTATTCAAAGGCGAAATGGGCGCAGGAGAAATTGCGGGACATTTTGATATAAGCTCCGCTGCGATCTCCCAACACCTAAAAGTTTTGAAAGAATGTAATCTGATCCAAGTGAGAGTGGATGGGCAAAGAAGGATCCATTCCTTGGATTACAAAGGTTGGAAAGAGATCCAGGATTGGCTCGATAGAGCTAAAACTTTCTGGGAAGGAAGACTGGATATTCTGGAAAAAGAATTAAGAGCTAATAAAATAAAAAAAGGGAGAAGATAG
- a CDS encoding flagellin has translation MIINHNLAAINSHRVLKFQNNEVAKNMEALSSGMRINRAGDDASGLAVSEKMRTQVKGLRQAERNTEDGMSLIQTTEGYLQETNDIIQRVRVLAIQSSNGIYGAEDRQMIQVEVSQLIDEIDRISSQAEFNKMALLQGDFARGSRTASMWFHIGPNQHQRERVYIATMTAKALNLIKSDGTLLTLSTAELSNEAIGFLDDALMKINKQRANLGAYYNRLEHASKGLMVAYENIQASESRIRDADMAEETVSFTKNQILVQSGTAMLAQANVRPQSVLQLLR, from the coding sequence ATGATCATTAACCATAACTTAGCCGCGATTAACTCCCACCGCGTTCTGAAGTTCCAGAACAACGAAGTGGCGAAAAACATGGAGGCACTTTCTTCCGGTATGCGTATTAACCGCGCCGGTGATGATGCATCCGGTCTAGCCGTTTCCGAGAAAATGAGAACTCAGGTGAAAGGACTTCGCCAAGCGGAGAGAAACACTGAGGACGGCATGTCCCTGATCCAAACAACTGAAGGATATCTGCAGGAAACTAACGATATCATCCAGAGGGTCCGTGTACTTGCTATCCAATCTTCCAACGGTATCTACGGTGCAGAAGACCGTCAGATGATCCAAGTAGAAGTTTCTCAGCTCATAGACGAAATTGATCGCATTTCCTCCCAAGCAGAGTTCAACAAGATGGCATTGCTCCAAGGCGATTTCGCTCGTGGATCAAGAACTGCTTCTATGTGGTTCCACATCGGACCGAACCAGCACCAGAGGGAACGTGTTTATATCGCAACTATGACCGCTAAGGCTCTGAATTTGATCAAGTCTGACGGAACACTTTTGACTCTTTCTACTGCTGAACTTTCAAACGAAGCAATCGGCTTTCTTGACGATGCTTTAATGAAAATCAACAAACAAAGAGCAAATCTTGGAGCTTACTATAACCGTTTAGAGCATGCATCTAAAGGTCTAATGGTAGCTTACGAGAACATCCAAGCTTCAGAGTCGAGAATCAGGGACGCGGATATGGCAGAGGAAACAGTATCGTTCACTAAGAATCAAATCTTAGTTCAATCCGGTACTGCAATGTTAGCTCAGGCTAACGTAAGACCTCAGTCTGTCCTCCAGTTACTTAGGTAA
- a CDS encoding flagellin: MIINHNLSAVNAHRSLKFNELAVDKTMKALSSGMRINSAGDDASGLAVSEKLRTQINGLRQAERNTEDGMSFIQTAEGFLQQSSDIIQRIRVLAIQTSNGIYSPEDRQLVQVEVSALVDEVDRIASQAEFNRFKLFEGDFARGSKRASMWFHMGPNQNQRERFFIGTMTSRALKLTKADGRPIAVSSPGEANEVIGLADAALGKIMKQRADMGAYFNRLEHSAKGLMAAYENMQASESRIRDADMAEEMVALTTKQILVQSGTAMLVQANLKPNSVLKLLQM; the protein is encoded by the coding sequence ATGATTATCAATCACAACCTGAGTGCGGTGAATGCTCACCGCTCTCTGAAGTTCAACGAGCTAGCTGTGGATAAAACCATGAAAGCTTTGTCGTCCGGCATGCGGATCAATTCTGCCGGCGACGATGCTTCGGGTTTGGCTGTCTCCGAAAAACTCAGAACGCAGATCAACGGACTGAGGCAAGCGGAGAGAAATACGGAAGATGGGATGAGTTTCATCCAGACTGCAGAAGGATTCCTTCAACAGTCTTCGGATATCATCCAAAGGATCCGGGTTTTGGCCATCCAAACCTCGAATGGGATTTACAGCCCCGAAGACAGACAATTGGTTCAGGTGGAAGTTTCCGCCCTTGTCGACGAAGTGGATCGTATTGCTTCTCAAGCAGAATTCAATCGATTCAAATTGTTCGAGGGAGACTTCGCTAGAGGTTCCAAAAGAGCTTCTATGTGGTTCCATATGGGACCGAACCAGAACCAAAGGGAAAGGTTCTTCATAGGAACTATGACTTCCCGAGCTTTAAAGCTTACCAAGGCAGATGGTAGACCGATTGCGGTTTCTTCTCCTGGGGAAGCGAATGAAGTGATCGGCTTAGCCGATGCTGCGCTCGGAAAGATCATGAAGCAGAGGGCGGATATGGGAGCTTATTTTAATAGGCTGGAACATTCCGCAAAAGGTCTCATGGCAGCGTATGAAAATATGCAGGCATCTGAGTCCAGAATTCGTGACGCTGATATGGCGGAGGAGATGGTTGCTCTAACTACAAAACAAATACTCGTGCAGAGTGGTACGGCGATGTTAGTGCAAGCAAACCTAAAACCGAATTCGGTCCTCAAACTTCTACAAATGTAG